In one window of Hyalangium ruber DNA:
- a CDS encoding methanobactin export MATE transporter MbnM: MTSRMHRWMGVVTTAALLGAGCGDSKPEPEPEPDTYDWQLPMGFPKPRVPADNPMTEAKVELGRHLFYDTRLSLNGTQSCGSCHFQNLAFTDGRKNALGSTGEVHRRNAQGLINVAYATSLTWANPSLTTLELQALTPLFGKEPVELGFGDRQEELLERLRSDVELVSRFAEAFPGEAEPVSLASLTRALASFQRTLISGNSPYDRYVYRGEAGALSPAAVRGMDLFMSERLECNHCHSGFNFLDASATSLTATPVQAFHNTGLYNEDGQGAYPAEDPGVIELTGQREDMGRFRASSLRNIAVTAPYMHDGSIATLSEVIDHYAAGGKARLRQGGPLSPMQSGFVRGFTLTEQEKADLLAFLEALTDTEFLSNPRFSDPFASP, from the coding sequence ATGACTTCACGCATGCACCGGTGGATGGGAGTGGTGACGACGGCGGCCTTGCTGGGAGCGGGCTGCGGCGACTCGAAGCCGGAGCCAGAGCCGGAGCCAGATACGTATGACTGGCAACTGCCCATGGGCTTCCCCAAGCCTCGTGTCCCGGCGGACAACCCGATGACGGAGGCGAAGGTCGAGCTCGGTCGGCACCTCTTCTATGACACGCGCCTGTCGCTCAATGGCACCCAGTCGTGCGGCTCCTGCCACTTTCAGAACCTGGCCTTCACGGATGGCCGCAAGAATGCCTTGGGCAGCACAGGGGAGGTCCACCGTCGCAATGCCCAGGGGCTGATCAACGTCGCCTACGCCACGAGCCTCACCTGGGCGAACCCGTCCCTGACGACCCTGGAGCTCCAGGCCCTGACGCCTCTGTTTGGCAAAGAGCCGGTGGAGCTGGGGTTCGGAGACCGACAGGAGGAACTGCTGGAGCGTCTGCGGTCAGACGTGGAGCTCGTCTCCCGCTTCGCGGAGGCCTTCCCTGGAGAAGCCGAGCCGGTGTCCCTTGCCTCCCTCACGCGTGCCCTGGCCTCCTTCCAGCGCACGCTGATCTCCGGCAACTCTCCGTATGATCGATATGTCTACCGGGGCGAAGCAGGCGCCCTCTCCCCCGCAGCGGTGCGCGGCATGGATCTCTTCATGTCCGAGCGCCTGGAGTGCAATCACTGCCACTCCGGCTTCAACTTCCTGGATGCGTCGGCCACCTCGCTCACCGCGACACCCGTCCAGGCCTTCCACAACACCGGCCTCTACAACGAGGACGGTCAGGGCGCCTATCCCGCCGAGGATCCGGGGGTGATCGAGCTGACGGGGCAGCGAGAGGACATGGGGCGCTTCCGAGCCTCCTCGCTGCGCAACATCGCCGTCACGGCTCCGTATATGCACGACGGCAGCATCGCGACGCTCTCGGAAGTGATTGACCACTATGCCGCCGGGGGCAAGGCGCGCCTGCGCCAGGGCGGCCCACTCAGCCCCATGCAGAGCGGCTTCGTGAGAGGCTTCACATTGACGGAGCAGGAGAAGGCAGACCTCCTGGCCTTCTTGGAGGCGCTGACTGATACGGAGTTCCTGAGCAACCCGCGCTTCTCGGATCCCTTCGCTTCGCCCTGA
- a CDS encoding MbnP family copper-binding protein, whose amino-acid sequence MVLLSARLTFLLPLVVLCATGCGDEEPTLPEPPPPPTDISIPFEARVGDKPFACGQSYPGLGATGTTYEPMDFRMYLHDVRLVSDTGQEVPVTLTNDGEWQVDGAAFLDFEDKTGLCTNGTKKIRTQVVGTVPAGNYRGLRFRVGLPSALNHQDVSTAPTPLNDPTLFWGWRTGYLFLRVDGRTTGLKAGHFMHLGSTDCAGPPPGQTTGSAGCTFPNRPEISLDGFELDKSKVVLDLATLFTNANLDTNAEVTNTSIGCMSQKEDPDCTPMFHQLGLSMDTSAPPPASQSFIRVE is encoded by the coding sequence ATGGTGTTGCTGTCTGCTCGGTTGACCTTCCTGCTCCCTCTCGTCGTCCTCTGCGCTACTGGCTGTGGGGACGAGGAACCCACGCTCCCAGAACCTCCTCCTCCTCCGACCGATATCAGCATCCCCTTCGAGGCGCGGGTGGGCGACAAGCCCTTTGCCTGCGGGCAGTCGTATCCAGGGCTGGGCGCGACGGGGACGACGTACGAGCCCATGGACTTTCGCATGTACCTCCACGATGTCCGGCTCGTCTCGGACACGGGCCAGGAGGTGCCTGTCACCCTGACGAACGATGGCGAGTGGCAGGTCGATGGCGCTGCCTTTCTCGATTTCGAGGACAAGACAGGGCTATGCACCAACGGGACGAAGAAGATCCGCACGCAAGTGGTGGGCACCGTGCCCGCGGGGAACTACCGAGGCCTGCGCTTCCGGGTGGGCCTGCCCTCCGCTCTGAACCACCAGGACGTCTCCACCGCGCCGACGCCCCTCAATGATCCGACGCTCTTCTGGGGGTGGCGCACCGGCTACCTCTTCCTTCGCGTCGATGGGCGCACGACGGGCCTGAAGGCTGGCCACTTCATGCACCTGGGCAGCACGGACTGTGCGGGCCCTCCCCCCGGGCAGACCACGGGCTCCGCCGGCTGCACCTTCCCCAACCGCCCTGAAATCTCCCTGGACGGGTTTGAGCTCGACAAGAGCAAGGTCGTGCTGGATCTGGCCACCCTCTTCACCAATGCCAACCTGGATACCAACGCGGAGGTGACCAACACCTCCATCGGCTGCATGTCGCAGAAGGAGGATCCGGACTGCACTCCCATGTTCCACCAGCTGGGGCTCTCCATGGACACGAGCGCGCCCCCGCCGGCGTCTCAATCCTTCATCCGGGTGGAATAG
- a CDS encoding Kelch repeat-containing protein: MSLPRHLHMAVLLASGSVLVSGGHDSASDASKRTAELYDPTTNTWTQTGSMSLPRASHTGVLLPSGKVLVMGEGSLSPTAELYDPAERRWVPTGAMGIGRKSTRALVLSTGKVLVAGGDPGDPNKPGNAELYDPATGSWAATDPSPTRSLNPEMVLLASGKALFVGGSYRDLRAQADLYDPVSGTWSSARPMAEARQGHTATLLPSGQVLVTGGYAWNTLATAELYDPQSDTWSSAQPMAQPRVGHTATLLPSGQVLIAGGRDNDGDLATAELYDPATGSWSQAKALTEARGAHVAILLPSGELLFVGGVRDGRALATVERYSP; the protein is encoded by the coding sequence ATGAGCCTGCCGCGCCACCTGCACATGGCGGTGTTGCTGGCCTCTGGATCGGTGCTCGTCTCGGGAGGGCATGACAGCGCCTCGGACGCTTCGAAGCGGACCGCGGAGCTCTATGATCCGACTACGAACACCTGGACGCAGACAGGCTCCATGAGCTTGCCGCGAGCCTCCCATACCGGAGTGCTGCTGCCCTCGGGGAAGGTGCTGGTCATGGGAGAGGGTTCGCTTTCCCCGACGGCCGAACTCTATGACCCGGCCGAGCGGCGCTGGGTCCCCACGGGAGCCATGGGCATTGGCCGCAAATCCACTCGAGCCCTGGTGTTGTCGACGGGGAAGGTGCTCGTCGCGGGAGGCGACCCAGGTGACCCCAACAAGCCCGGCAATGCCGAGCTGTACGACCCAGCCACGGGGAGCTGGGCCGCGACGGACCCGAGCCCGACGCGCTCACTCAATCCCGAGATGGTGTTATTGGCCTCGGGCAAAGCGCTCTTCGTCGGAGGGAGCTACAGGGACCTCCGTGCCCAGGCGGACCTGTATGATCCGGTCAGCGGCACCTGGAGCAGCGCGCGTCCGATGGCGGAGGCCCGTCAAGGCCACACGGCCACGTTGCTGCCCTCGGGCCAGGTGCTCGTCACAGGAGGGTACGCCTGGAACACGCTGGCCACGGCCGAGCTGTACGACCCCCAGAGCGATACATGGAGCAGCGCCCAGCCCATGGCTCAGCCACGCGTGGGGCACACGGCGACGTTGCTGCCCTCGGGGCAGGTGCTCATCGCGGGGGGAAGAGACAATGACGGCGACCTGGCGACCGCGGAGCTGTACGACCCAGCCACGGGGAGCTGGAGTCAGGCGAAGGCGCTGACAGAGGCACGCGGCGCCCACGTGGCCATCTTGTTGCCATCCGGCGAGCTCCTCTTCGTGGGAGGAGTCCGCGACGGACGCGCCCTCGCTACCGTGGAGCGCTACAGCCCGTGA
- a CDS encoding membrane dipeptidase, whose protein sequence is MTSLPRITLLGWMLCTASSAIAAPYWGTFQKDRCTDSGRRQYSAQLLSVPSNTSWESACQATGGTVGGYTFLRPTRCVNKGTSGMWGEFEVADTTCSPVTECNSTPPAGTFSKTGNNGAVSCDAFCANRDANWGQRGACVKGQVTSGPHAGSCLSCDDVAADQGDTAVTCYCKAPAKGFADLHSHQFANLAFGGKAFFGKAYGPMSNALPWCDSVHGPGGTRDSFGSIMATLGYGTGGAGHLVGGHPQYDGWPRWNSYTHQSMYEDWLYRAVQGGLRLMVMLAVNNQDLLGFPIYAEKAPGRTGEDMEAVDLQIAEAYNMQSYIDSKAGGAGLGWYRIVKTPAEARSVIAQGKLAVVLGAEVDYLFDCRRNGSCTAAYVESRLDYYQALGLRHLFPVHFKQNAFGGSALINIITEGDSRDCSQEGYEYKRDITKAPICGAQGLTSLGRTLVRGMMRRKMIIDIDHMSKLAFDDTLAMVEPYGYPVVSGHTTLFDTARGGKRHEGSLKAAQLQRIRGVGGMVSLIAEQGSRDEVPTWRGSGQPVVEHQCGKTSQSWAQAYLYLTQQQSGMPVGFGTDFNGLAGLPGPRFGGEACHGGRSAQQVARTRYPLSIAVENSPAKLERSGVGNKVFDINEDGLAHAGMLPDFIADLRRQGLRSQDLDPLMNSAEGYIQVWERAEARGATVP, encoded by the coding sequence ATGACGAGCCTGCCGCGCATCACCCTGCTGGGGTGGATGCTGTGTACCGCTTCCTCCGCGATCGCCGCGCCCTACTGGGGCACCTTCCAGAAGGACCGCTGCACGGACTCGGGACGACGCCAGTACTCAGCGCAATTGCTGAGCGTGCCGTCCAACACGTCGTGGGAGAGCGCGTGCCAGGCCACTGGCGGCACCGTGGGCGGCTACACCTTCCTGCGCCCCACGCGCTGCGTGAACAAGGGCACTTCCGGCATGTGGGGCGAGTTCGAGGTGGCCGACACCACCTGCTCCCCCGTGACGGAGTGCAACTCCACGCCCCCCGCGGGCACCTTCTCGAAGACAGGCAACAACGGCGCGGTGAGCTGCGATGCCTTCTGCGCCAACCGCGACGCCAACTGGGGTCAGCGCGGCGCATGCGTGAAGGGCCAGGTCACGAGCGGCCCGCACGCGGGCTCCTGTCTGTCTTGCGATGATGTGGCCGCCGACCAGGGAGACACCGCCGTCACCTGCTACTGCAAGGCGCCCGCGAAGGGCTTCGCGGATCTGCACTCGCACCAGTTCGCCAACCTGGCCTTCGGGGGCAAGGCCTTCTTCGGCAAAGCCTATGGTCCCATGTCCAACGCGCTGCCCTGGTGCGACAGCGTCCACGGGCCTGGGGGCACGCGAGACTCCTTCGGCAGCATCATGGCCACCCTGGGCTACGGCACCGGCGGCGCGGGGCACCTGGTGGGCGGCCATCCGCAGTACGACGGCTGGCCGCGCTGGAACAGCTACACGCACCAGTCCATGTACGAGGACTGGCTCTACCGCGCCGTGCAGGGCGGCCTGCGGCTGATGGTGATGCTGGCCGTCAACAACCAGGACCTCTTGGGCTTCCCCATCTACGCGGAGAAGGCGCCAGGCCGCACCGGCGAGGACATGGAGGCCGTGGATCTGCAGATCGCCGAGGCCTACAACATGCAGAGCTACATCGACTCGAAGGCCGGCGGCGCGGGGCTGGGCTGGTACCGCATCGTGAAGACGCCCGCGGAGGCTCGCTCCGTCATCGCCCAGGGCAAGCTGGCGGTGGTGCTGGGCGCGGAGGTTGACTACCTCTTCGACTGTCGCCGCAACGGCTCATGCACGGCCGCGTACGTGGAGTCGCGGCTGGACTACTACCAGGCACTGGGCCTGCGTCACCTGTTCCCCGTCCACTTCAAGCAGAACGCCTTTGGCGGCTCGGCGCTCATCAACATCATCACCGAGGGCGACTCGCGCGACTGCTCCCAGGAGGGCTACGAGTACAAGCGGGACATCACCAAGGCGCCCATCTGCGGCGCGCAGGGACTCACGAGCCTGGGCCGCACGCTGGTGCGCGGGATGATGCGCCGGAAGATGATCATCGACATCGACCACATGTCGAAGCTGGCCTTCGACGACACGCTGGCGATGGTGGAGCCCTACGGCTACCCGGTGGTGAGCGGCCACACCACGCTGTTCGACACGGCCCGCGGCGGCAAGCGTCACGAGGGCAGCCTCAAGGCCGCGCAGCTCCAGCGCATCCGCGGCGTGGGGGGCATGGTGTCGCTCATCGCGGAGCAGGGCTCGCGAGACGAGGTGCCCACCTGGCGCGGCTCGGGCCAGCCGGTGGTGGAGCACCAGTGCGGCAAGACCTCGCAGAGCTGGGCGCAGGCGTACCTCTATCTCACGCAGCAGCAGAGCGGGATGCCGGTGGGCTTCGGCACGGACTTCAATGGGCTGGCGGGCTTGCCAGGCCCGCGCTTTGGTGGCGAGGCGTGCCACGGTGGCCGCTCCGCCCAGCAGGTGGCCCGCACGCGCTACCCGCTGAGCATCGCGGTGGAGAACAGCCCCGCGAAGCTGGAGCGCAGCGGGGTGGGCAACAAGGTCTTCGACATCAATGAAGATGGCCTGGCGCACGCGGGCATGCTCCCGGACTTCATCGCGGACCTGCGCCGCCAGGGCCTCCGCAGCCAGGACCTGGATCCGCTGATGAACTCGGCCGAGGGCTACATCCAGGTCTGGGAGCGCGCCGAGGCCAGGGGCGCCACCGTGCCGTAG
- a CDS encoding kelch repeat-containing protein, which yields MKKSFAFPGLALTLALLAGCSSSSSDTGSARFAVSVSQSLSSEISRVNVTSSAPDIPSVSIDLAPSNGVWGGIIGNIPAGSDRAFLAQAFDSSGTLLFQGSASGITVTQDQTVLVAIVLQQVNPPPAFDNEAPIIDSLAAASTSVPAGGSISLWASAHDPNPGDTLSYAWSATAGSFSSLSEGFTRWTAPDSIGIHSITFVVTDSRGLSSSMILAINVTHSGEGEAELSISFNRSPSVASLGASPTQLAVGQTTSVSVSAADPDGDSLSYSWSASCAGSWSNASSSAAQFTPSVLPAGSCNNCSLTVSISDGRGGLNTGTVALCISNTPPPNHIPPVIVRTYRSSDTATPGQEITYEVVASDPEGSDLSFFWQANTGSLERVSQDSFRSRFTWTAPSCANAGDPPSITVTVMNAFRRTAYRSFTVTGLPTCVPPSGSWVPTGSMTSPRYRHAATLLPDGKVLVSGGRVPDEQWPWEHAYRTAEVYDPATGTWSPTGSMATERSDHTATLLPNGKVLVVGGSSSAPLAAELYDPATGTWSPAGSTTNRRNHHTATLLPNGKVLVAGGSFSPLTAELYDPATNTWSLTGAMPSTRESHTATLLPDGKVLVVGGWDGGNLLATAVLYDPTTGTWNSTGSMASTRDAHTATLLPDGKVLIAGGSSSTQAEVYDPATGTWSPTGSMVSARYFHTATLLPNGTVLVAGKFADYGAPEDSAEVYDPATGTWSLTSPLASSHQQHTATLLPNGTVLVAGGYKVDGNYELEKAELYIP from the coding sequence ATGAAAAAATCATTCGCTTTCCCTGGGCTGGCGCTCACTCTGGCGCTTCTGGCTGGCTGCTCTTCCTCTTCCTCCGACACCGGCTCGGCACGCTTCGCCGTCTCCGTGTCCCAATCCCTCTCCTCCGAAATCTCCCGCGTCAACGTCACCTCCAGCGCCCCGGACATCCCTTCCGTCTCCATCGACCTCGCGCCGTCCAACGGTGTCTGGGGCGGCATCATCGGCAACATCCCCGCGGGCAGTGACCGCGCCTTCCTCGCGCAGGCCTTCGACTCCTCTGGCACCCTGCTCTTCCAGGGTTCCGCCTCTGGCATCACTGTCACTCAAGACCAGACGGTCCTCGTCGCCATCGTTCTTCAGCAGGTCAATCCTCCGCCTGCCTTCGACAATGAGGCCCCGATCATTGACTCCCTGGCGGCCGCTTCCACCTCCGTGCCCGCGGGCGGCTCCATCTCCCTGTGGGCCTCAGCCCATGATCCCAACCCAGGCGATACCCTCTCCTATGCGTGGAGCGCTACCGCGGGCTCATTCTCCTCGCTCTCGGAGGGCTTCACCCGGTGGACAGCGCCGGATTCCATCGGCATTCACTCCATCACCTTCGTCGTAACGGACTCACGTGGCCTGTCCTCCAGCATGATCCTGGCCATCAACGTCACCCACAGCGGCGAGGGCGAGGCGGAGCTGTCCATCTCCTTCAATCGCTCCCCCTCGGTGGCCTCTCTCGGTGCCTCTCCCACGCAGTTGGCCGTCGGCCAGACGACCTCTGTCTCCGTCTCGGCTGCCGACCCGGATGGAGACAGCCTCTCCTATTCCTGGAGCGCCTCCTGCGCGGGCTCCTGGAGCAATGCCTCCTCCAGCGCTGCTCAGTTCACCCCCTCTGTTCTGCCCGCGGGCTCCTGCAACAACTGCAGCCTGACGGTCTCGATCTCGGACGGACGCGGCGGGTTGAACACCGGCACCGTCGCCCTGTGCATCAGCAACACGCCTCCTCCCAACCACATCCCTCCCGTCATCGTCCGCACCTACCGATCCTCGGACACGGCCACTCCGGGCCAGGAGATCACCTACGAAGTGGTTGCCAGCGATCCAGAGGGCTCTGACCTCTCCTTCTTCTGGCAAGCCAATACAGGCTCGCTGGAGCGCGTGAGCCAGGACAGCTTCCGCAGCCGTTTCACCTGGACCGCCCCCTCCTGTGCCAACGCCGGCGATCCCCCCTCCATCACCGTCACCGTCATGAACGCCTTCCGCCGCACGGCGTACCGGAGCTTCACGGTGACAGGGCTGCCGACCTGCGTCCCCCCCTCGGGCAGCTGGGTCCCAACGGGCTCCATGACCTCACCTCGCTACCGACACGCGGCGACGCTGCTGCCCGACGGCAAGGTCCTCGTCAGCGGAGGGCGGGTGCCAGATGAACAGTGGCCGTGGGAACACGCCTATAGGACGGCGGAGGTGTACGACCCGGCCACGGGCACCTGGAGCCCTACCGGCTCCATGGCTACGGAGCGCTCCGATCACACGGCGACGCTGCTGCCCAACGGCAAGGTCCTCGTCGTCGGGGGCAGCAGTAGCGCCCCCCTGGCAGCGGAGCTGTATGACCCGGCCACAGGCACCTGGAGTCCTGCTGGCTCCACGACCAACCGGCGCAACCACCACACGGCGACGCTGCTGCCCAACGGCAAGGTCCTCGTCGCCGGGGGCAGTTTCTCCCCCCTGACAGCAGAGCTGTATGACCCGGCTACGAACACCTGGAGCCTTACCGGCGCCATGCCCTCGACTCGCGAATCCCACACGGCAACGCTGCTGCCCGACGGCAAGGTCCTCGTCGTCGGGGGATGGGACGGTGGAAACCTTCTCGCGACGGCGGTCCTGTACGATCCGACCACGGGCACCTGGAACTCTACCGGCTCCATGGCCTCGACTCGCGATGCCCACACGGCGACGCTGCTGCCCGACGGCAAGGTCCTCATCGCGGGGGGCAGTAGCTCCACCCAGGCAGAGGTGTACGACCCGGCCACGGGCACCTGGAGCCCTACCGGCTCCATGGTCTCAGCCCGCTACTTCCACACGGCGACACTGCTGCCCAACGGCACGGTCCTCGTCGCGGGGAAGTTCGCCGACTACGGGGCTCCCGAGGACAGCGCGGAGGTGTACGACCCGGCCACGGGCACCTGGAGCCTTACCAGCCCCTTGGCCTCCTCTCACCAACAGCACACGGCGACGCTGTTGCCCAACGGCACGGTCCTCGTCGCGGGGGGATACAAGGTCGATGGCAACTACGAGCTCGAGAAGGCGGAGTTGTACATTCCCTGA
- a CDS encoding protein kinase domain-containing protein, translated as MAERYRVERFLASGAMGEVYAVEDLSLHEHVALKTIRPEVAGAPESLARFKRELRMARRVTHPHVCRVFDIGEHSAPGDEAGTGVAFLTMELLEGETLHAYLARQGRLPPSEVLRLAEQMASALDAAHGAQVIHRDFKSSNVMRVPSRSPLGDARAVVTDFGLALGEVLEEDACITRDKQLLGSPGYMSPEQVEGQPLTPASDLYSFGVVLFELLTGRLPFLASTAAATALLRLREPPPSPRDLVPELAPSWERVILRCLARLPHQRFPTASEAVALLQSIEGPSASSSGFAAPRPKARAGSMPVARRAMAVLAPRNLSGRSEAAWLSTALAEMVSAELAASGQVRLLSGESVTRMRKDLSLPEEEGFAEDTLYRIRAWSGADLVLTGNYLVVGQGDSAALRLGLLVQEVATAETVAHLTLTGTERELLELVARTGASLREKLGLGAPSAEQEPERHGVLPSDPEAARLYAEGLAASRGHDAATAVEKLERMLEREPSYAPAWSVLAAAFQQLHLDSRAKEAARRAFELSSGLSGEERLLVRARHHEAQAEWTQAIGAWQSLLGRFPDNVEYGTALASAQVSAGRMREAQETLAALRRLPAPLREDVRIDLAEVEALSASSNFVASRRRAEEAVRQARQVGQSQLAAAALVLEAYAARNLGEPARAVELLKEAERLFLSGGDRGGAARALLVHAFALKDMGRLRSAEGILLSALRVARQLQGSSLVAQVLTSAGVMACQLGELNEALRRALEALELYQRLEMPVGANHATLVLGMVQGYRGELNEAQRLLEQAGQVARERFQDDYIEAWARYELGLLLLERGALGQARPQLERALELRQARGIRAFVAESELALARLALEENRMEESLALAEQALSSHAALRSRDKEGLAHAVRARALLARGEVPRARQALAQAKECAEDCEDLLIRSAILLTGAWVAKRDGTLQECEAQARRLHGLVAQAAQVGLRSVWLAARLALAELSRDSTECEAIEREAARLGYLLLARSAAAAARS; from the coding sequence GTGGCCGAGCGCTACCGGGTGGAGCGGTTCCTTGCCTCGGGCGCGATGGGCGAGGTCTACGCGGTGGAGGACCTCTCGCTGCACGAGCACGTGGCGCTCAAGACCATCCGTCCCGAGGTGGCTGGCGCGCCAGAGTCCCTCGCGCGTTTCAAGCGCGAGCTGCGGATGGCGCGCCGGGTGACGCACCCCCACGTGTGCCGGGTGTTCGACATTGGAGAGCACTCCGCCCCCGGGGATGAGGCCGGAACCGGAGTGGCCTTCCTCACCATGGAGTTGCTGGAGGGCGAAACGCTGCACGCGTACCTGGCGCGCCAGGGCCGCCTGCCTCCGTCCGAGGTGCTTCGGCTGGCCGAGCAGATGGCCTCGGCGCTCGATGCGGCCCACGGCGCCCAGGTCATCCACCGGGACTTCAAGAGCAGCAACGTGATGCGGGTGCCCTCCCGCTCTCCGCTGGGAGACGCGCGGGCGGTGGTAACGGACTTCGGACTGGCGCTCGGCGAGGTGCTGGAAGAGGACGCCTGCATCACCCGGGACAAACAGTTGCTGGGCAGTCCCGGCTATATGTCCCCCGAGCAGGTGGAGGGCCAGCCGCTGACGCCGGCGTCGGACCTCTACTCCTTCGGGGTGGTGCTCTTCGAGCTGCTCACGGGCCGCCTGCCCTTCTTGGCGTCCACCGCTGCCGCCACCGCGCTCCTGCGCCTGCGCGAGCCCCCGCCCTCTCCTCGGGACCTCGTGCCCGAGCTGGCGCCTTCCTGGGAGCGCGTCATCCTCCGCTGCCTGGCGCGCCTGCCGCACCAGCGGTTTCCCACGGCCTCCGAGGCCGTCGCCTTGCTCCAGAGCATCGAAGGGCCCTCGGCCTCCTCGAGCGGGTTCGCGGCGCCGCGTCCCAAGGCCCGGGCGGGCTCGATGCCGGTGGCGCGGCGTGCGATGGCGGTGCTCGCCCCGCGCAACCTCTCGGGCCGGAGCGAAGCGGCGTGGCTCTCCACCGCCCTGGCAGAGATGGTCTCCGCGGAGCTGGCCGCCAGCGGTCAGGTGCGCCTGCTGTCCGGCGAGAGCGTGACGCGCATGCGCAAGGATCTCTCCCTGCCCGAGGAGGAGGGCTTCGCGGAGGACACGCTGTACCGCATCCGGGCCTGGTCCGGAGCGGACCTGGTGCTCACGGGCAACTACCTCGTGGTGGGACAGGGGGACAGCGCGGCGCTGCGGCTGGGTCTGCTCGTGCAGGAGGTAGCCACCGCCGAGACGGTGGCCCACCTGACCCTGACGGGGACAGAGCGTGAGCTTCTGGAGCTCGTCGCACGCACGGGTGCCTCGCTCCGAGAGAAGCTGGGCTTGGGTGCCCCCTCTGCCGAGCAGGAGCCGGAGCGGCACGGCGTGCTGCCCTCCGATCCCGAGGCGGCGCGTCTCTATGCCGAAGGGCTCGCGGCCTCGCGCGGCCACGACGCCGCCACTGCCGTGGAGAAGCTGGAGCGCATGTTGGAGCGGGAACCCTCCTACGCGCCTGCTTGGTCCGTGCTCGCCGCGGCCTTCCAGCAGCTCCACCTGGACTCTCGGGCGAAGGAGGCCGCGCGCCGGGCCTTCGAGCTGTCCTCTGGCTTGTCGGGAGAGGAGCGCTTGCTGGTGCGAGCTCGCCATCACGAGGCCCAGGCGGAGTGGACGCAGGCCATCGGGGCCTGGCAGTCGCTCCTCGGCCGATTCCCCGACAATGTGGAGTACGGCACTGCGCTGGCCTCAGCCCAGGTGTCCGCAGGCCGAATGCGCGAGGCTCAGGAGACGCTCGCCGCGCTGCGCCGGCTGCCCGCGCCGCTGCGAGAGGATGTGCGGATCGACCTGGCCGAGGTGGAGGCCCTGAGCGCGAGCTCCAACTTCGTCGCCTCCCGCCGGCGCGCGGAGGAGGCGGTGCGCCAGGCGCGACAGGTGGGGCAGTCCCAGCTCGCCGCGGCCGCGCTCGTCCTCGAGGCCTACGCCGCGCGCAACCTGGGTGAGCCCGCCCGGGCAGTCGAGCTGCTGAAGGAAGCGGAGCGGCTGTTCTTGTCGGGAGGGGATCGGGGTGGCGCGGCTCGTGCGCTCCTGGTGCATGCCTTCGCGCTCAAGGACATGGGCCGGCTGCGCTCCGCCGAGGGAATTCTCCTCAGCGCCCTCCGGGTGGCCCGCCAGCTCCAGGGGAGCTCGCTGGTCGCGCAAGTCCTCACCAGCGCCGGGGTGATGGCCTGCCAGCTGGGCGAGCTGAACGAAGCGCTGAGGCGTGCGCTGGAGGCGCTGGAGCTTTACCAGAGGCTGGAGATGCCCGTGGGAGCCAACCACGCCACGCTCGTGCTCGGCATGGTGCAGGGGTACCGGGGGGAGCTGAACGAGGCACAGCGCCTGCTGGAACAGGCGGGCCAGGTGGCCCGGGAACGATTCCAGGACGACTACATCGAGGCGTGGGCGCGCTACGAGCTGGGCCTGCTGCTGCTGGAGCGCGGCGCCTTGGGGCAGGCCCGGCCGCAGTTGGAGCGCGCGCTGGAGCTGCGGCAGGCGCGAGGCATTCGGGCCTTCGTGGCCGAGTCCGAGCTGGCCCTCGCGCGTCTGGCCCTGGAGGAAAACCGGATGGAGGAGTCGCTCGCGCTGGCGGAGCAGGCCCTCTCCTCCCATGCGGCGCTGCGCAGCCGAGACAAGGAAGGGCTGGCGCACGCGGTGAGAGCCAGGGCCCTGCTTGCCCGGGGTGAGGTGCCTCGAGCGCGCCAGGCCCTGGCGCAGGCGAAGGAGTGCGCGGAGGACTGCGAGGACCTGCTGATTCGGTCGGCAATCCTCCTCACAGGAGCCTGGGTGGCGAAAAGGGACGGAACGCTCCAGGAGTGCGAGGCACAAGCCCGGAGGCTTCACGGGCTCGTCGCGCAGGCCGCCCAGGTAGGCCTTCGCAGCGTGTGGCTCGCGGCACGTCTGGCCTTGGCTGAGTTGTCTCGGGACAGCACGGAGTGCGAGGCGATCGAGCGTGAAGCAGCCCGCCTCGGCTATCTTTTGTTGGCCCGAAGCGCAGCCGCCGCGGCGCGCTCCTGA
- a CDS encoding DUF1993 domain-containing protein, with amino-acid sequence MSLSMYQASIPVFIRMLSNLSAILDKAVAHAEAKKIDPSTFTKARLAPDMLPFTFQIQTASDTAKGCAARLAGIEAPSFADTESTFPELKERIAKTIAFLQSVKAEQIDGSEERDVTLKMRRGEIHFKGQAYLLTFALPNFYFHVTTAYALLRNNGVEIGKQDFLGGA; translated from the coding sequence ATGTCCCTGTCGATGTACCAGGCGTCGATCCCCGTCTTCATCCGAATGCTGAGCAACCTCTCCGCGATCCTCGACAAGGCCGTCGCGCATGCCGAGGCGAAGAAGATCGATCCGTCGACCTTCACCAAGGCCCGGCTGGCGCCCGACATGCTTCCCTTCACCTTCCAGATACAGACCGCCAGCGATACGGCGAAGGGCTGCGCGGCGCGCCTGGCGGGAATCGAGGCGCCCAGCTTCGCCGACACCGAGTCCACGTTCCCTGAGTTGAAGGAGCGCATCGCGAAGACCATCGCCTTCTTGCAGAGCGTGAAGGCGGAGCAGATCGACGGCAGCGAGGAGCGCGACGTCACCCTCAAGATGAGGAGAGGGGAGATCCACTTCAAGGGACAGGCCTATCTGCTCACCTTCGCGCTGCCCAACTTCTACTTCCACGTCACCACGGCCTACGCCCTGCTTCGGAACAACGGCGTGGAGATCGGCAAGCAGGACTTCCTCGGCGGCGCGTGA